The following proteins come from a genomic window of Fibrobacter sp. UWR4:
- a CDS encoding DUF3078 domain-containing protein, whose protein sequence is MKLKSFLMSCVAACAFAAPVMAEGGMFEGALPENMKADVVAAVKYNYYNFSNWQQDGTSNYTWLVTFDADLQNQWKVANWRNLIDIDLGQTWTKGLGKRKSSDRLFWESMLDFNMTEVLKPYVGNRFETQMLAGYAYSEDEDGNEVRKAVSSFMDPAYETQVAGLAYIPNDMFSQRIGFANRMTISDGYGYADDPDTKKVETIKDEPGLESVTEFKYAFSDIVSFKSRLWAFVNFEGVEEIDGRWENLLTVSLAPYVELQVGYDMAYDLDQDTDTQYKTMVLFGLTWRMF, encoded by the coding sequence ATGAAGTTGAAATCTTTCTTGATGTCTTGTGTCGCCGCCTGCGCATTTGCAGCCCCCGTTATGGCTGAAGGTGGCATGTTCGAAGGCGCTCTTCCCGAAAACATGAAGGCTGACGTAGTTGCCGCTGTGAAGTACAACTACTACAACTTCAGTAACTGGCAGCAGGATGGTACCTCCAACTATACTTGGCTGGTAACTTTCGATGCTGACCTGCAGAACCAGTGGAAGGTTGCTAACTGGCGTAACCTTATTGACATCGACCTGGGTCAGACCTGGACCAAGGGTCTCGGCAAGCGCAAGTCTTCCGACCGTCTGTTCTGGGAATCCATGCTCGACTTCAATATGACCGAAGTCCTGAAACCCTACGTTGGTAACCGTTTCGAAACCCAGATGTTGGCTGGCTATGCTTACAGCGAAGACGAAGATGGCAATGAAGTAAGAAAGGCTGTCTCCAGCTTCATGGATCCTGCATACGAAACTCAGGTTGCTGGTCTTGCATACATTCCGAATGACATGTTCAGCCAGCGTATTGGTTTTGCAAACCGCATGACCATTTCCGATGGTTACGGCTATGCTGATGATCCGGACACCAAGAAGGTTGAAACCATTAAGGACGAACCGGGTCTGGAATCCGTTACTGAATTCAAGTATGCATTCTCTGATATCGTAAGCTTCAAGAGCCGTCTGTGGGCTTTCGTGAACTTCGAAGGTGTTGAAGAAATCGATGGCCGTTGGGAAAACCTCCTGACCGTCTCTCTCGCTCCGTACGTCGAACTCCAGGTGGGTTACGACATGGCTTACGACCTGGATCAGGACACCGATACTCAGTACAAGACCATGGTACTGTTCGGCCTGACCTGGCGTATGTTCTAA
- a CDS encoding argininosuccinate synthase, whose product MAKKESKKKVVLAYSGGLDTSIIIPWLKENYDCEVIAFAADLGQNDFPDAKALEQKALATGASKCYVLDLKKEFLEDYVWPTVRAGAKYESTYLLGTSFARPLIAKYQVKIAEKEGAYAVSHGATGKGNDQVRFELTYAALNPKLEIIAPWKDPKWNIHSREDAIDYAAARKIPLNGISKKKIYSEDGNLWHLSHEGGILEEPDKEHQYDMLKHTVTYEKAPNKPAHVTIGFDKGTPVSVNGKKMGAVELLETLNKIGGENACGLLDIVENRLVGLKSRGVYETPGGTLLYKAHECLQQLVLDKETLFEAQKMSMTYANLVYNGQWFTPLRQCMDAFFDEVNKVVTGEVTLKLYKGNIIPAGMKSPFSLYDMNLGGFSDVEMYDQKDATGFIRCFGLPLKTRALLLGNKTNVDFGSPVKLPKK is encoded by the coding sequence ATGGCAAAGAAAGAATCCAAGAAGAAAGTCGTCCTCGCTTATAGCGGTGGCCTCGATACCTCCATCATCATTCCTTGGCTCAAGGAAAACTACGACTGCGAAGTGATCGCTTTCGCCGCTGACCTCGGTCAGAATGATTTCCCGGATGCAAAGGCTCTCGAACAGAAGGCTCTTGCAACTGGCGCATCCAAGTGCTACGTTCTCGACCTCAAGAAGGAATTCCTCGAAGACTACGTTTGGCCCACCGTCCGCGCTGGTGCCAAGTACGAAAGCACCTACCTCCTGGGTACCTCTTTCGCTCGTCCGCTTATCGCAAAGTACCAGGTCAAGATCGCTGAAAAGGAAGGCGCATACGCTGTTTCCCATGGCGCTACCGGTAAGGGTAACGACCAGGTCCGTTTCGAACTGACCTACGCAGCTCTCAACCCGAAGCTCGAAATCATCGCTCCGTGGAAGGACCCGAAGTGGAACATCCACAGCCGCGAAGATGCTATTGACTATGCTGCCGCCCGCAAGATTCCTCTGAACGGCATCAGCAAGAAGAAGATCTACTCCGAAGACGGCAACCTGTGGCACCTCTCTCACGAAGGTGGCATCCTGGAAGAACCGGATAAGGAACACCAGTACGATATGCTCAAGCATACCGTGACCTATGAAAAGGCTCCCAACAAGCCGGCTCACGTTACCATCGGCTTCGACAAGGGTACTCCGGTCTCTGTCAACGGCAAGAAGATGGGCGCAGTGGAACTCCTCGAAACCTTGAATAAGATCGGTGGCGAAAACGCTTGCGGTCTCCTGGACATTGTCGAAAACCGTCTCGTCGGCCTCAAGAGCCGCGGCGTTTACGAAACTCCGGGTGGCACCCTCCTTTACAAGGCTCACGAATGCCTCCAGCAGCTGGTCCTCGACAAGGAAACCTTGTTCGAAGCTCAGAAGATGTCTATGACCTATGCAAACCTCGTCTACAATGGCCAGTGGTTCACCCCGCTCCGTCAGTGCATGGACGCCTTCTTCGACGAAGTGAACAAGGTTGTTACCGGTGAAGTTACCCTCAAGCTCTATAAGGGCAACATCATCCCGGCCGGCATGAAGAGCCCCTTCAGCCTCTACGACATGAACCTGGGTGGCTTCTCCGACGTTGAAATGTACGACCAGAAGGATGCAACTGGCTTCATCCGCTGCTTCGGCCTCCCGCTGAAGACCCGTGCTCTCCTCCTCGGCAACAAGACCAACGTGGACTTCGGTTCCCCGGTCAAGCTCCCCAAGAAGTAA
- a CDS encoding tRNA (N(6)-L-threonylcarbamoyladenosine(37)-C(2))-methylthiotransferase — MENFKPELRVISQGCAANFGEGEKIARSFENEYDVQFGLPITSGNLPAAFVLNVCTVKGNAGAIKLLRQAIDTSPDAKIFITGCTPKDFREEALRITEKIVFTDIKELARSHVPPVTQKNVLDESAVLRESPLVGIVNIETGCLDACSYCSTRLVKGRLQSYPAEEIVRQVSKLVADGSKEIQLTGQDCGCYGFDFPVPINLAELVQKILAEVPGDYRMRLGMGNPRHILRYKDALMDCFNDPRVYKFIHLPVQSGSEHTLQDMNRKHTARDYADLANEFNKRFPLFTLSTDLIVGFPGETDLDFADTLSVLRETRPTVCNITRFVSRPGTPASHMTNTVPDEIKHKRSAELAAAFQEIAQQNNSRWIGQTETVTVEKSGYRKGTIIARNDAYRPVAIQVNDNTQYAPGTHLNVRITAAEPFALIAEVI; from the coding sequence ATGGAAAATTTCAAGCCAGAACTTCGTGTCATTAGCCAAGGATGCGCTGCCAACTTCGGCGAAGGCGAAAAGATCGCCCGCTCATTCGAAAACGAATACGACGTGCAGTTCGGCCTTCCCATCACAAGCGGAAATCTCCCCGCGGCATTTGTTCTAAACGTCTGTACTGTCAAGGGAAATGCAGGCGCCATCAAGCTCCTCCGGCAGGCAATCGACACCTCACCCGACGCAAAGATTTTCATTACCGGCTGCACCCCAAAGGATTTCCGGGAAGAAGCCCTCCGCATCACGGAGAAAATCGTCTTTACGGACATCAAGGAACTTGCCCGCAGTCATGTTCCGCCCGTAACCCAAAAGAACGTACTGGACGAATCCGCCGTTCTTCGCGAATCCCCGCTAGTAGGTATCGTCAACATCGAGACTGGCTGTCTGGATGCCTGCAGCTATTGCTCCACCCGTCTTGTCAAAGGACGCCTCCAGAGCTATCCTGCAGAAGAAATCGTACGGCAGGTGTCCAAGCTAGTAGCAGATGGCAGCAAGGAGATTCAGTTGACCGGCCAGGACTGCGGGTGCTATGGATTTGACTTTCCGGTTCCAATCAACCTGGCTGAACTGGTCCAGAAAATTCTGGCGGAAGTCCCAGGCGATTACCGCATGCGCCTCGGGATGGGCAATCCCCGCCATATCCTACGTTACAAGGACGCCCTGATGGATTGCTTCAACGATCCTAGGGTCTACAAGTTCATTCACCTGCCGGTCCAAAGCGGCAGTGAACACACCCTGCAGGATATGAACCGCAAGCATACCGCCAGGGATTATGCCGATCTGGCCAACGAATTCAACAAGCGCTTCCCGCTGTTTACCCTCAGTACGGATCTTATCGTCGGGTTCCCGGGAGAAACCGATCTGGACTTCGCGGACACTCTAAGTGTCCTCAGGGAAACGCGCCCGACAGTCTGCAACATCACCCGTTTCGTCAGCAGGCCTGGCACTCCCGCAAGCCACATGACCAATACCGTCCCCGACGAAATAAAGCACAAGCGTTCCGCAGAGCTTGCTGCCGCATTCCAGGAAATCGCCCAGCAGAACAATTCCCGCTGGATCGGTCAAACGGAAACCGTCACTGTCGAGAAATCCGGCTACCGCAAAGGCACGATCATCGCCCGTAACGACGCTTACCGTCCCGTAGCCATTCAAGTCAACGACAATACACAATACGCCCCAGGCACCCACCTAAACGTCCGTATTACAGCCGCAGAACCCTTCGCCCTCATCGCCGAAGTCATCTAG
- a CDS encoding CHC2 zinc finger domain-containing protein encodes MTNEELKQFKSAISITAVAQSLGVEVSHGKCRCFFPQRHSHGDRTPSVSISEEYGSFRCWVCDDVRGDVISLVQLLRDCSFTEALDWLMEQYPVLVPANAKRPVVSHSSRVTPHNVQGPMDSKIVAVQHSVDVAPEPEENELISEEDRKKLILSFLKRLSPVDGTPAASWLMRRRIFKPTWDKMLLRTITDYSALNKSLRDEFGVEILQHVGLFNEKGNLRYYKHPLIFPYLDTARRSYYFQARALDKDTKPKELCLKGTVPYPYNMSALDQKPGWIYLCEGVVDTLTMLGQKISAVGIPGVRSFKVSWLPLFKNKNVVLCLDHDEAGRSGMEYIGNLFNQNGIRTVILGEGMENLPTAMKEGQDVNEWFGGKK; translated from the coding sequence ATGACCAACGAAGAGCTGAAACAGTTTAAGTCCGCTATCTCCATTACTGCGGTAGCCCAGTCCTTGGGCGTCGAAGTAAGTCATGGAAAGTGCCGCTGCTTTTTCCCGCAGCGTCATTCGCATGGTGATCGTACGCCCTCCGTCTCCATCTCTGAAGAGTATGGTAGTTTTCGTTGCTGGGTATGTGACGATGTGCGTGGTGATGTCATTTCGTTGGTTCAGCTTTTGAGGGACTGTTCCTTTACGGAAGCTTTGGACTGGCTGATGGAGCAGTATCCCGTGCTGGTTCCTGCAAATGCCAAACGTCCGGTTGTTTCTCACAGCAGTAGAGTGACTCCTCATAATGTACAAGGACCGATGGACTCAAAGATTGTCGCGGTGCAACATTCTGTAGATGTTGCTCCGGAACCCGAAGAAAACGAATTGATTTCTGAAGAAGACCGGAAGAAGTTGATTTTGTCCTTCCTGAAACGTTTAAGTCCTGTGGATGGGACTCCTGCGGCTTCCTGGCTCATGCGTCGCCGTATTTTTAAGCCCACATGGGATAAAATGCTTTTGCGTACCATTACGGATTATAGTGCCCTGAATAAGAGCTTGCGAGATGAATTCGGCGTGGAAATTCTCCAGCATGTGGGACTCTTTAATGAAAAGGGGAACCTGCGCTATTACAAGCACCCTCTCATTTTCCCTTATCTGGACACGGCTCGTCGTTCCTACTATTTCCAGGCTCGTGCGTTGGACAAGGATACCAAGCCAAAGGAATTATGCCTGAAGGGAACCGTACCCTATCCGTACAATATGTCTGCCCTGGACCAGAAGCCCGGCTGGATCTACTTGTGCGAAGGGGTGGTGGATACGTTGACGATGCTTGGCCAGAAGATTAGTGCCGTAGGCATACCAGGCGTTCGTTCTTTCAAGGTAAGCTGGCTCCCGCTGTTCAAGAACAAGAATGTGGTTCTATGTCTGGACCATGACGAGGCCGGCCGTAGCGGTATGGAGTATATTGGTAACCTGTTCAATCAGAATGGAATCCGGACCGTCATTCTTGGCGAGGGAATGGAAAACCTGCCAACAGCTATGAAAGAGGGACAGGACGTGAATGAATGGTTCGGCGGCAAGAAATAG
- a CDS encoding SpoIID/LytB domain-containing protein → MNRRWTFLCTLFLSLWPALTGAQAFSASDDDFELPEFEPNPQNFKPIEATSTTEPAPEPFKPVTTPAEITPPVKETKVEKTQSPDPQETGPTNVQAEAIPENLDRPLRVGVFVGVKELYLNYAGETIKITPAGKNIKLSSGSHSMEMDTREFSNDDGTCLAVAPDTKSLKQACYPGVMAFRANNGKLDAINIVDVEDYLRGVVPYEIGRLDTSRIEALKAQAVAARTYAYKHFNSREAMGFDVYADTKDQVYKGLENATVLTDQAVKATAGVVMMYNNDFIIAYYHSTCGGVTETLATWNRPDLPYLKSTSDLMKDGTPYCKESSYTKWERSFSDKEVLEMVKANAVEAKAKFSGFKPSDIKKIKNISIKDQLKSGRILTLVVKTDKGEMEVLTDRTRWLFKKGGAILPSSFFTIKHDGSTWKLTGTGFGHGVGMCQMGVRARAKDGQSYEEILTHYYQGITLEKFQR, encoded by the coding sequence TTGAATCGTCGATGGACATTCCTCTGTACTCTTTTTTTGAGCCTGTGGCCAGCCCTTACGGGAGCCCAGGCTTTTTCTGCATCAGATGACGACTTCGAGCTTCCAGAATTTGAGCCAAATCCTCAGAATTTCAAGCCCATCGAAGCAACATCCACGACAGAACCCGCTCCTGAGCCCTTTAAGCCTGTGACAACACCTGCGGAAATAACCCCACCCGTAAAAGAAACCAAGGTTGAGAAAACACAGTCCCCAGATCCGCAGGAAACAGGCCCCACAAACGTACAGGCAGAAGCAATCCCGGAAAATCTGGATCGCCCCCTCCGTGTAGGAGTATTCGTCGGAGTCAAGGAACTGTACCTGAACTACGCAGGCGAAACCATCAAGATTACGCCCGCAGGCAAGAACATCAAACTTTCCAGCGGAAGCCATTCCATGGAAATGGACACTCGGGAATTCAGCAACGATGACGGGACATGTCTCGCCGTCGCTCCCGATACAAAAAGCTTAAAGCAGGCCTGCTACCCGGGCGTCATGGCCTTTAGGGCAAACAACGGCAAACTGGACGCCATCAATATCGTAGATGTGGAAGATTACCTGCGAGGCGTGGTCCCCTATGAAATCGGACGTCTGGACACCTCCCGCATCGAAGCGCTCAAGGCGCAGGCCGTCGCCGCCCGCACTTACGCCTACAAGCATTTTAACAGCCGTGAAGCCATGGGCTTTGACGTCTACGCCGATACAAAGGACCAGGTATACAAAGGCCTGGAAAATGCAACCGTCCTTACAGACCAGGCCGTCAAGGCGACCGCCGGCGTCGTCATGATGTACAACAACGATTTCATCATCGCCTACTACCACTCCACTTGCGGTGGCGTCACGGAAACCCTGGCCACCTGGAACCGTCCGGACCTTCCCTATCTCAAGAGCACATCAGACTTAATGAAGGACGGCACCCCTTACTGCAAGGAATCCAGCTACACCAAGTGGGAGCGCAGTTTCTCGGACAAGGAAGTCCTGGAAATGGTCAAGGCAAACGCAGTTGAAGCAAAAGCCAAGTTCAGCGGATTCAAGCCTAGCGACATCAAGAAAATCAAGAACATTTCCATCAAGGACCAGCTGAAGAGCGGTCGCATTCTCACCCTCGTCGTCAAGACAGACAAGGGAGAAATGGAAGTGCTTACAGATCGCACCCGCTGGCTCTTCAAGAAAGGCGGAGCAATTCTCCCCTCCTCCTTCTTTACCATCAAGCACGATGGCAGCACCTGGAAACTGACCGGCACCGGTTTCGGTCACGGCGTAGGCATGTGCCAGATGGGAGTCCGCGCCCGCGCCAAGGACGGCCAATCCTACGAAGAAATCCTGACCCACTACTACCAGGGCATCACCCTGGAAAAATTCCAGCGCTAG
- a CDS encoding fibro-slime domain-containing protein yields MKKTAKRIALSAMMFGLAGVMPSQAIVAENQRELDIIVRDFDVSHPDFENFQEEAFYSLYSGANDAKGTSWIPSYTGNSEWLDRRTIAGYQRFGCGNTNTPEFGIAVGTAGYPKDLTSKSGAASTVPDYVAALALPANTPQGYAWYGEFSNCQPDVKLNPLGLKVMRGLVSDLCSDDSDSWPLGMKDTQKNCNKTCKTHSWSQVVYVTPGMVKKDLVFPKDADGNLDMYSPIIMKNREACDNGYFEQWYADSVSGTRIEGVVHKRTNTTLILDQDPTDSKYFEIDKNWNNGGYFPLDSVDANLNWVGPKIQYPNQFGAQSLSIFCPPYDYRYASSQTDYMGDNTASLCKAWKAAGGPKNGAAAPTAASGDAKLGLRHLRNYGFTMMGYAAFKYKKGADEVFKFTGDDDMWIYVDGVLVVDLGGTHLAAAGTANMDYLAASGHGCRMGDPLQDSCSVKTDAAGTWLDQSWHHIHFFYADRQTDGSNLRIRSSLSELAPSRYGQPAANNVSVKTETREDGTTYQTISMLLNTTLDDETFMNLTMYGAVQPAIIVMRTETDPATGLMVTKTYGYYIEAITTPEDKGSKGVLYQMSGSLKDASGNVVETGILGSDLIAFNFPYNDEIANDEDLKKAYVSGSAEAPGVGEATWKELLSWNQKITFAVKSTSGKAVVGFPDTPTGEDWAIVTFIPSGDKSLAPVDTTITRPDFAESQQRLESMAGSGELSNEFTADLILTPLPATVGKGDPTKMSDEEYKLYGSSDPSVAASTNRTSVVGGKPGEAGAANGLCFEQNGVESCTNFSKVISGPSRISVRVFDNMGHFVSQYQMTITEEMLHNALGKNALGQTCTDQNQNRHDVYGETGYMLLSAKMYPVSQNGRLLATGPYIYQVTVVEEKYASCVVSNGSPQWLPIDYSRTAETYVRGYRRVK; encoded by the coding sequence ATGAAGAAAACAGCTAAGCGTATTGCACTCTCTGCAATGATGTTCGGTTTGGCAGGGGTGATGCCCTCCCAGGCTATCGTTGCAGAAAATCAACGTGAACTGGATATTATTGTTCGTGACTTTGACGTTTCTCATCCGGACTTTGAAAACTTCCAGGAAGAAGCTTTTTATAGCCTTTATTCTGGCGCAAACGACGCTAAGGGTACGTCCTGGATTCCTAGTTATACCGGAAATTCTGAATGGTTGGATCGTCGTACAATTGCTGGCTATCAGAGATTTGGTTGCGGCAATACCAATACACCTGAATTTGGTATTGCTGTAGGTACCGCAGGTTATCCTAAGGATTTGACTTCTAAGAGCGGTGCGGCATCTACCGTTCCTGACTATGTGGCTGCTCTTGCCCTTCCTGCAAATACTCCTCAGGGTTACGCTTGGTATGGTGAATTCAGTAACTGCCAACCGGACGTTAAGCTTAATCCTCTTGGTCTTAAGGTGATGCGTGGTCTGGTCTCTGACCTATGTTCTGATGATTCTGATTCCTGGCCTTTGGGTATGAAGGATACTCAGAAGAACTGTAACAAGACTTGTAAGACCCATTCTTGGTCCCAGGTAGTGTATGTGACCCCTGGTATGGTGAAGAAGGACCTGGTCTTCCCTAAGGATGCTGATGGTAACCTGGATATGTATTCTCCGATTATTATGAAGAATCGAGAAGCATGCGATAATGGTTACTTTGAACAGTGGTATGCCGATTCTGTTTCCGGTACCAGGATTGAAGGTGTTGTCCACAAGCGTACCAACACAACTTTGATTCTTGATCAGGATCCTACCGATTCCAAGTACTTTGAAATTGATAAGAACTGGAATAACGGTGGTTACTTCCCGCTGGATTCTGTTGATGCAAACCTCAACTGGGTTGGACCTAAGATTCAGTATCCGAACCAGTTTGGTGCTCAGTCTCTGTCTATTTTCTGCCCTCCTTACGATTATCGCTACGCATCATCCCAGACCGACTATATGGGTGATAACACAGCTTCCTTGTGTAAGGCTTGGAAGGCTGCTGGTGGTCCCAAGAATGGTGCCGCTGCTCCTACTGCAGCATCTGGTGATGCGAAGCTTGGCCTCCGTCATCTCCGTAACTATGGTTTCACCATGATGGGTTACGCAGCCTTCAAGTATAAGAAGGGTGCAGACGAAGTCTTTAAGTTCACTGGTGACGATGACATGTGGATTTATGTGGATGGCGTTCTGGTGGTTGACTTGGGTGGTACTCACCTTGCTGCTGCTGGTACTGCAAACATGGACTACTTGGCTGCAAGCGGTCATGGTTGCCGTATGGGTGATCCGCTGCAGGATTCCTGCTCTGTCAAGACGGATGCTGCTGGCACATGGTTGGACCAGTCCTGGCATCACATTCACTTCTTCTACGCTGACCGTCAGACCGATGGTTCCAACCTCCGTATCCGTAGCTCCTTGTCCGAACTGGCTCCGTCCCGTTATGGTCAGCCCGCTGCAAACAACGTGTCTGTGAAGACCGAAACCAGAGAAGATGGTACTACTTACCAGACGATCAGCATGTTGCTGAATACCACTCTGGATGACGAAACCTTTATGAATCTAACTATGTATGGGGCTGTACAGCCGGCCATTATCGTGATGCGTACTGAAACGGATCCTGCTACTGGTCTGATGGTTACTAAGACCTATGGCTACTACATTGAAGCTATTACAACTCCGGAAGATAAGGGTTCCAAGGGTGTTCTGTATCAGATGAGCGGTTCCCTGAAGGATGCTAGTGGTAATGTTGTTGAAACCGGTATTCTGGGTTCTGACTTGATCGCCTTTAACTTCCCGTACAACGATGAAATCGCAAATGACGAAGATTTGAAGAAGGCCTATGTTTCGGGCTCTGCCGAAGCTCCGGGTGTTGGCGAAGCTACATGGAAGGAATTGCTTTCCTGGAACCAGAAGATAACCTTTGCTGTGAAGTCTACTTCCGGAAAGGCTGTGGTGGGCTTCCCAGATACTCCTACTGGCGAAGACTGGGCAATTGTGACCTTTATCCCGTCTGGCGACAAGAGCCTGGCTCCTGTGGATACCACCATTACTCGTCCGGACTTTGCTGAATCCCAGCAGCGCCTGGAAAGTATGGCTGGTTCTGGTGAGCTTTCCAATGAATTTACTGCTGACTTGATTCTGACTCCGCTTCCTGCTACTGTTGGTAAGGGTGATCCCACCAAGATGAGCGATGAAGAATACAAACTGTATGGTTCCTCTGATCCGTCTGTTGCCGCTTCTACTAATCGAACCTCCGTTGTGGGTGGTAAGCCTGGTGAAGCTGGTGCCGCTAACGGTCTTTGCTTTGAACAGAATGGCGTGGAAAGCTGCACTAACTTCAGTAAGGTGATTTCCGGTCCTAGCCGTATCAGTGTTCGCGTGTTTGATAACATGGGTCACTTCGTGAGCCAGTACCAAATGACCATCACCGAAGAAATGCTGCATAACGCTTTGGGTAAGAATGCCCTTGGCCAGACCTGTACAGACCAGAACCAGAATCGCCATGATGTTTATGGTGAAACGGGTTATATGCTCCTGTCTGCCAAGATGTACCCGGTGTCCCAGAATGGTCGCCTGTTGGCAACTGGCCCGTACATCTACCAGGTCACCGTGGTTGAAGAGAAGTACGCCTCTTGCGTGGTTTCTAACGGTTCTCCCCAGTGGCTGCCCATTGACTACTCTCGTACTGCAGAAACCTACGTACGTGGCTATCGTCGCGTGAAGTAA
- the def gene encoding peptide deformylase, translating to MAILPIRIYGDPVLRKKCEPITEITPELRQLARDMLETMYDAPGCGLAAPQIGKNIRLVVIDTAVPGEEEPRPYIMFNPEWEAEPDAKVVEYDEGCLSVPDIFCNVNRPDKVCVRFFDINGEAQEIHNCDGLFGRCIQHEVDHLSGDLFVDKISTADRTMNQSKLKKMAKDTQTKLKGKR from the coding sequence ATGGCAATCCTCCCCATCCGAATTTACGGTGATCCGGTTCTCCGCAAGAAATGCGAACCCATTACCGAAATCACTCCTGAACTGCGCCAGCTGGCCCGTGACATGCTGGAAACCATGTACGACGCTCCGGGTTGCGGTCTCGCCGCACCTCAGATCGGCAAGAACATCCGCCTGGTAGTCATCGACACCGCAGTTCCCGGCGAAGAGGAACCCCGCCCCTACATCATGTTCAATCCCGAATGGGAAGCAGAACCCGATGCAAAGGTCGTCGAGTACGACGAAGGCTGCCTCTCCGTTCCTGATATTTTCTGCAACGTGAACCGCCCGGACAAGGTCTGCGTACGCTTCTTCGACATCAATGGTGAAGCCCAGGAAATCCACAACTGCGACGGCCTCTTCGGCCGATGCATCCAGCACGAAGTGGACCACCTGAGCGGCGACCTGTTCGTGGACAAGATTTCCACTGCAGACCGCACCATGAATCAGTCCAAGCTGAAGAAGATGGCTAAGGACACTCAGACCAAGCTGAAAGGCAAGCGTTAA
- the yajC gene encoding preprotein translocase subunit YajC — protein MKIKIFLAALLTAAAFTFAEGEAAPAAAAPTLSAAPAAEGSLAAASQQAAPTATAEAATETAAPEQEQPSMLGGMMPIILLFVVMWLFFIRPKNKEMKQQEAMRKALKKGDKVMTAAGIIGVVTNIDETSTVITIRTGSTTLIDLEKAAVLRVINADAKAAEAKVEEKK, from the coding sequence ATGAAGATTAAGATATTCCTTGCCGCACTCCTTACCGCAGCAGCATTCACTTTTGCCGAAGGCGAAGCAGCTCCCGCAGCCGCCGCTCCTACCCTCTCTGCAGCACCTGCAGCTGAAGGTTCTCTCGCAGCAGCATCCCAGCAGGCAGCCCCCACAGCAACAGCTGAAGCAGCAACCGAAACAGCAGCTCCCGAACAGGAACAGCCCAGCATGTTGGGCGGCATGATGCCCATCATCCTCCTCTTCGTCGTCATGTGGCTGTTCTTCATCCGTCCGAAGAACAAGGAAATGAAGCAGCAGGAAGCAATGCGCAAGGCTCTCAAGAAGGGTGACAAGGTCATGACCGCCGCAGGCATCATCGGTGTCGTTACCAACATCGACGAAACCTCCACCGTCATCACCATCCGCACCGGTTCCACCACCCTCATTGACCTGGAAAAGGCTGCCGTTCTCCGCGTGATCAACGCAGATGCAAAGGCTGCAGAAGCCAAGGTTGAAGAAAAGAAGTAA
- the murB gene encoding UDP-N-acetylmuramate dehydrogenase — protein MKILENEPMCNHTSFKVGGPARYLIKADSVEEIMNAKKELADKNLPCMVVGNGTNLLVSDSGFEGIVITLGKPFSEVIDLGNGKFKVGAGISLGAFSRKTIKMGFAGIHKLAGIPGTLGGAIYMNAGAYGQEIGTNCIEVESLDIHGNVKVRAATDCKFGYRHSLFQELAASPEKTEIILSATFRLETADISGKDSYTLETEMQECMAKRKASQPLNMPNAGSTFKRLDVGTADMPQQIAPGYYIEQSGLKGYRIGGAEVSTVHANFIVNAGGATASDIKKLSEHVQKTVAEKFGIQLQREIILLGNF, from the coding sequence ATGAAAATTCTGGAAAACGAACCTATGTGCAACCACACCTCCTTCAAGGTGGGCGGTCCAGCAAGATACCTGATTAAGGCAGACTCTGTCGAAGAAATCATGAACGCCAAAAAAGAACTGGCGGACAAGAACCTGCCGTGCATGGTCGTGGGAAACGGAACAAACCTTCTCGTTTCCGACAGCGGGTTCGAAGGCATCGTCATCACCTTAGGAAAACCTTTCTCCGAAGTCATTGATCTGGGAAACGGCAAGTTCAAGGTAGGCGCAGGCATTTCCCTCGGGGCCTTTTCCCGAAAGACCATCAAGATGGGCTTCGCAGGAATCCACAAGCTGGCGGGAATTCCAGGGACCCTAGGCGGAGCTATCTACATGAACGCCGGAGCCTATGGACAAGAAATCGGGACGAACTGCATTGAAGTGGAATCGTTGGATATCCATGGAAACGTCAAGGTGAGAGCTGCTACCGACTGCAAATTCGGCTATCGGCACAGTCTTTTCCAGGAACTCGCTGCAAGTCCGGAAAAAACAGAAATTATTTTATCTGCAACATTCCGATTGGAGACCGCAGACATTTCAGGCAAGGACAGCTACACGCTGGAAACGGAAATGCAGGAATGCATGGCCAAGCGAAAGGCAAGCCAGCCATTGAACATGCCTAACGCAGGTTCCACCTTCAAGCGTCTGGACGTGGGCACCGCAGATATGCCACAGCAAATCGCGCCCGGTTACTACATCGAACAATCCGGACTCAAGGGATACCGCATTGGTGGAGCCGAGGTCAGCACCGTCCACGCCAATTTTATTGTGAACGCAGGCGGAGCAACTGCCAGCGACATCAAAAAACTTAGCGAGCATGTACAAAAAACTGTAGCTGAAAAATTCGGCATTCAGCTACAGCGGGAAATCATTCTGCTAGGAAATTTCTAA